A window of Rufibacter sp. LB8 contains these coding sequences:
- a CDS encoding DUF4919 domain-containing protein — MKRFLLLFTFCLLVLAQTQAQTISKVNFDAIKKAIAAPKSKLYFPNLLKRYHANDPSLTDEEYKHLYYGWTLQPGYSPYKGNDKADALNEMLLFERFPEIVTTGKKILATDPFNMDVIYLIHMAYGELNNQVESRKWLVKFDGLMQAIKASGNGRAPETAVVLAAPRDEYMFLTVVGLRQDGPVQTVNNKYHVVKLKSPNKLNLTEVYFNIEKPLTKKK; from the coding sequence ATGAAAAGATTTCTTCTCCTGTTTACCTTCTGCCTTTTGGTGCTGGCGCAAACCCAGGCCCAGACTATTTCCAAGGTGAACTTCGACGCCATTAAAAAAGCTATTGCGGCCCCCAAGTCAAAGCTGTACTTCCCCAACCTGCTCAAACGCTACCACGCCAATGACCCCAGCCTCACTGATGAGGAATACAAGCACCTCTATTACGGCTGGACCCTGCAGCCCGGCTACAGCCCCTACAAAGGCAATGACAAGGCAGACGCCCTCAATGAAATGCTGCTCTTTGAACGCTTCCCCGAAATTGTGACCACCGGCAAGAAAATTCTGGCCACAGACCCGTTCAACATGGATGTGATCTACCTTATACACATGGCCTACGGCGAACTCAACAACCAAGTAGAGAGCCGCAAGTGGCTGGTGAAGTTTGACGGGCTCATGCAGGCCATTAAAGCCAGCGGCAACGGCCGGGCCCCAGAGACGGCGGTGGTGCTGGCCGCCCCGCGCGATGAATACATGTTCCTGACGGTGGTGGGGCTTCGGCAAGACGGACCGGTGCAGACAGTCAACAACAAATACCACGTGGTCAAACTCAAGTCGCCTAACAAACTCAACCTCACTGAGGTGTATTTCAACATAGAGAAACCGCTCACCAAGAAAAAGTAA
- a CDS encoding DNA-3-methyladenine glycosylase has product MIAGSGVNVLPVSFYTRPDVVVIARELLGKSLFTNFDGVLTGGIIVETEAYSGTADAACHAHLGRRTKRTQIMYHQGGVAYVYLIYGIYSLFNIVTNVEGTADAVLIRAIEPTHSLEEMQLRRRLNKPETRLTAGPGLLTQALGISTAHTGQPITGPEIWVEDTGLQIPEEELVTGPRVGVAYAGADALLPWRFSVKGNKWVSKAKPKY; this is encoded by the coding sequence ATGATTGCGGGTTCAGGGGTCAACGTGCTGCCGGTATCTTTCTACACGCGCCCAGACGTGGTGGTCATTGCCCGTGAACTGCTGGGGAAATCATTGTTCACCAACTTTGACGGCGTGCTGACCGGCGGCATTATTGTAGAAACCGAAGCCTATTCCGGCACCGCTGACGCCGCCTGCCACGCGCACCTGGGCCGCCGCACCAAACGCACCCAAATCATGTACCACCAGGGCGGCGTGGCCTACGTCTACCTCATCTACGGCATTTATTCGCTGTTCAACATAGTCACCAACGTAGAAGGCACCGCCGATGCCGTCTTGATCAGGGCCATAGAACCCACGCATAGCCTGGAGGAAATGCAGCTCCGCCGCCGCCTGAACAAACCAGAAACCCGCCTCACAGCCGGTCCCGGTTTATTGACGCAGGCCTTGGGCATTTCTACCGCCCACACCGGCCAACCTATAACCGGACCAGAGATTTGGGTGGAAGACACCGGCCTTCAAATTCCCGAAGAAGAACTGGTAACTGGCCCCCGGGTAGGTGTGGCGTACGCCGGCGCCGACGCCCTGCTGCCCTGGCGCTTCAGCGTGAAAGGCAACAAATGGGTGAGCAAAGCGAAACCCAAGTATTAA
- a CDS encoding class I SAM-dependent methyltransferase, translating to MFSPAERAFLQEHLSAEPTKLLLQARKWPGLNVPKLVQQIQARQKAKSKLPSWATNLELVFPANLSVEQSSSEVTAHFKAGLVSGNTLADLTGGFGVDAFHFAGRFKEVSYVEHQAELAQLVTYNFQQLGATHIAVHTAEAQEFLQTLTEPLDVIYLDPARRGQSQERVHLLQDCEPDVLHLLPMLFQKSKSVLLKTAPMLDIDLALKELQHVAQVWVVAVQNECKEVLYLLKPNATNPIITAVNLKADETRQEFTFTKAAEETAPVTYALPQRYLYEPNTALLKASAFRILSEKYQLHKLHRNSHLYTSAEVNPAFPGRIFEIINQPKAQAKELHALLPDKKANITVRNHPLTVAQLREKLKLKEGGDAYLFATTDVNNKPTLLLCQKIV from the coding sequence ATGTTTTCTCCCGCTGAACGCGCCTTTCTTCAGGAACACCTGTCTGCTGAGCCCACCAAGCTGCTCCTGCAGGCCAGGAAATGGCCCGGGTTGAATGTGCCCAAACTGGTGCAGCAGATACAGGCCCGGCAGAAAGCAAAAAGCAAACTTCCCTCCTGGGCCACGAACCTAGAACTGGTTTTCCCGGCCAACCTCTCGGTGGAGCAGAGTTCTTCTGAGGTCACGGCGCACTTCAAGGCTGGGCTGGTTTCTGGCAATACCTTAGCTGACTTGACCGGTGGATTTGGGGTTGACGCGTTCCATTTCGCGGGGCGGTTTAAAGAGGTGTCCTACGTGGAACATCAGGCTGAGCTTGCGCAATTAGTGACCTACAATTTTCAGCAGTTAGGCGCTACCCATATTGCCGTTCACACCGCAGAAGCCCAGGAATTCCTACAAACCCTGACAGAACCGCTGGATGTGATTTACCTGGACCCCGCCCGCCGCGGACAGAGCCAGGAGCGCGTGCATCTGCTGCAGGACTGCGAACCCGATGTGCTGCACCTGCTGCCCATGCTCTTTCAGAAAAGCAAGTCGGTGCTCCTTAAAACGGCTCCCATGCTGGACATTGACCTAGCCCTGAAGGAACTGCAGCACGTGGCGCAAGTGTGGGTGGTGGCCGTGCAGAATGAATGCAAAGAGGTGCTGTATCTCCTGAAACCCAACGCGACTAACCCAATCATCACCGCTGTCAACCTCAAGGCAGACGAAACCCGGCAGGAATTCACATTCACCAAAGCAGCGGAAGAAACGGCACCCGTCACCTATGCTCTGCCTCAGCGCTACCTTTATGAACCCAACACGGCCTTGCTCAAAGCCAGCGCGTTCCGGATTCTGTCTGAGAAATATCAATTGCACAAGCTGCACCGCAACAGCCATTTGTACACTTCAGCAGAGGTAAACCCAGCTTTTCCGGGCCGAATTTTTGAGATCATAAACCAACCCAAAGCCCAGGCCAAGGAACTGCACGCGCTGCTGCCTGACAAAAAAGCCAACATCACCGTCCGGAACCATCCTTTGACCGTGGCCCAGCTACGCGAAAAACTGAAATTGAAGGAAGGCGGCGATGCCTACCTGTTCGCCACCACAGATGTGAACAACAAACCCACGCTGCTGCTTTGCCAGAAAATTGTCTAA
- the ahcY gene encoding adenosylhomocysteinase, with product MVETYLKYKVKDISLAEWGRKEIKLAEAEMPGLMAIREEFGPSQPLAGARIAGCLHMTIQTAVLIETLTALGAEVTWSSCNIFSTQDHAAAAIAAAGIPVFAWKGMNAEEFDWCIEQTLFFGEERQPLNMILDDGGDLTNMVFDKYPELAAGIKGLSEETTTGVHRLYERMKNGTLLMPAINVNDSVTKSKFDNKYGCKESLVDSIRRATDVMMAGKVAVVAGYGDVGKGSAASLRGAGARVIVTEIDPICALQAAMDGFAVKKMENAIPEADIVVTATGNYNIIRAEHFLALKDKAIVCNIGHFDNEIDMAWLNENYGHTKDTVKPQVDLYTLEGKDVIILAEGRLVNLGCATGHPSFVMSNSFSNQTLAQIELWTNADAYENKVYTLPKHLDEKVARLHLAKIGVELEELSAEQAAYIGVEVEGPFKPEYYRY from the coding sequence ATGGTAGAAACGTATTTGAAGTACAAAGTAAAAGATATTTCCCTGGCAGAATGGGGAAGAAAAGAAATTAAACTGGCCGAGGCTGAAATGCCGGGTCTGATGGCCATTAGGGAAGAGTTTGGCCCTAGCCAGCCCTTGGCAGGTGCGCGTATTGCCGGCTGCCTGCACATGACCATCCAAACCGCAGTGCTGATTGAAACCCTTACCGCTCTGGGCGCCGAGGTAACCTGGTCTAGCTGTAACATTTTCTCTACGCAAGACCACGCCGCCGCCGCCATTGCCGCCGCCGGTATCCCGGTTTTCGCTTGGAAAGGCATGAACGCCGAGGAATTTGACTGGTGCATTGAGCAAACCCTGTTTTTCGGCGAGGAGCGTCAGCCCCTGAACATGATCTTAGACGATGGCGGTGACCTGACCAACATGGTGTTTGACAAATACCCAGAATTGGCGGCTGGCATTAAAGGTCTGTCTGAGGAGACCACCACCGGCGTACACCGCCTGTATGAGCGCATGAAGAACGGCACCCTGTTAATGCCCGCCATCAACGTGAACGACTCGGTGACCAAGTCTAAATTCGATAACAAATATGGTTGTAAAGAATCATTGGTAGATTCTATCCGTCGGGCGACTGATGTGATGATGGCCGGTAAAGTGGCTGTGGTAGCTGGCTACGGTGATGTAGGAAAAGGTTCTGCCGCTTCGTTGCGTGGTGCCGGCGCCCGCGTGATTGTGACGGAGATTGACCCTATCTGCGCTCTGCAAGCCGCCATGGACGGTTTTGCCGTGAAGAAAATGGAGAACGCCATTCCAGAGGCTGACATTGTGGTGACTGCTACCGGTAACTACAACATCATTCGGGCGGAGCATTTCCTGGCTCTCAAAGACAAAGCCATTGTCTGCAACATCGGTCACTTTGACAATGAAATTGACATGGCCTGGCTGAACGAAAACTACGGCCACACCAAAGACACCGTGAAACCACAAGTGGACCTGTACACCCTGGAAGGCAAAGATGTAATCATCTTGGCCGAAGGTCGTTTGGTAAACCTTGGTTGCGCCACCGGTCACCCGTCTTTTGTGATGTCTAACTCATTCTCTAACCAAACGCTGGCCCAGATTGAATTGTGGACCAACGCTGATGCCTACGAGAACAAAGTATACACCCTGCCTAAGCATTTAGACGAGAAAGTAGCGCGTCTGCACCTGGCCAAAATTGGCGTGGAGCTGGAAGAACTTTCTGCTGAGCAAGCGGCATACATTGGCGTGGAAGTAGAAGGCCCGTTCAAGCCGGAGTACTACCGCTATTAA
- a CDS encoding glycosyltransferase family 2 protein has protein sequence MSFGISVVIPNYNGVHLFEHTLATVKEALQQVDLPTEIIIVDDFSTDGSVAFLHRHFPEITVIAKPFNSGFSATSNIGIQAATYDLVLLLNSDVQLTPSYFKHQLKYFEKPDTFGVMGRIVGWHDEQIQDGAKLPTYHGAKLKTSVNYLLKDENKMQDGLYTMYLSGANALIDKKKFLRLQGFNEIFSPFYCEDVDLSLRAWRVGFKCYYDHSSICRHQTSTSIKSAAKKKYVQTIYDRNKLFLNALHLNGTAKVLWILQLIPETLGRLFLLKWHYLTSMGMFLQAQPKIKESRKTFEKIAQAEDSCKPLKEVTDFIYTHIPGEKGVF, from the coding sequence ATGTCATTTGGTATATCAGTCGTGATCCCTAATTACAACGGGGTACATCTTTTTGAGCATACCTTGGCAACAGTAAAGGAAGCCTTGCAACAGGTGGATCTTCCTACTGAAATCATTATTGTAGATGACTTTTCTACTGATGGATCTGTCGCGTTTCTACACCGGCATTTTCCTGAAATTACCGTTATAGCCAAACCCTTCAACAGCGGGTTTTCAGCCACCTCTAACATAGGAATTCAGGCGGCTACCTATGATCTGGTACTGCTGCTCAACAGTGATGTACAGCTTACCCCCTCCTATTTCAAACACCAGCTAAAATACTTTGAAAAGCCTGACACGTTTGGGGTAATGGGCCGAATTGTAGGGTGGCATGATGAGCAGATACAAGATGGCGCCAAACTGCCCACCTACCACGGGGCTAAACTAAAGACATCTGTCAATTACCTGCTCAAAGATGAAAACAAAATGCAAGACGGCCTGTACACCATGTACCTGTCTGGAGCAAACGCCTTAATTGACAAAAAGAAGTTTCTGCGCTTGCAAGGCTTCAACGAGATCTTCTCCCCATTTTACTGCGAAGATGTAGACCTGTCTTTAAGAGCGTGGCGCGTAGGTTTCAAATGCTATTATGACCATTCCAGTATCTGCCGGCATCAGACTTCAACCTCCATCAAATCGGCGGCTAAGAAGAAGTATGTACAAACCATTTATGACCGAAACAAACTCTTTTTAAATGCCCTACATTTAAACGGCACGGCCAAAGTCTTATGGATTCTCCAACTGATTCCAGAAACCCTAGGCCGACTTTTTTTATTGAAGTGGCACTACCTTACCTCTATGGGCATGTTTCTGCAGGCTCAACCTAAAATCAAAGAATCCCGCAAAACATTTGAAAAAATAGCCCAAGCAGAAGATTCCTGCAAGCCATTAAAGGAAGTGACAGATTTCATTTACACGCATATTCCTGGGGAAAAAGGAGTTTTTTAG
- a CDS encoding glycosyltransferase, whose protein sequence is MKNTEGPLVSIVMCVYNGEKFLAEQITSVLGQTYGHFELLCLDDRSTDNSHQVLESFQLKDARIKVFKNEVNLGYNKNFELGIAKCKGDFISICDQDDIWVPTKLEELVTNLGNSLLIFSNSELIDEQGQKLPGDLEKCLKLVDNPGYKAFLENNFVTGHTMLFRAELRKSILPFPDNLHFYDWWIGFAASYLGNAKYLNKVLTQYRVHTTSVVQQTKKSLNTRATANARKYTQTQAFAKATFLAEPDRQFIEEYLTTKKQAPANFINYLKCFVFLLKNQKELFPWYKKGMLSKINYLRKQCV, encoded by the coding sequence ATGAAGAATACAGAGGGGCCTTTGGTATCTATAGTCATGTGCGTCTACAATGGTGAAAAGTTTTTAGCAGAACAAATCACCTCTGTGCTAGGGCAAACCTATGGCCACTTTGAACTCCTGTGCCTTGATGATCGCTCTACAGACAACAGCCACCAGGTTCTGGAAAGCTTTCAGCTGAAGGACGCCAGAATTAAGGTTTTCAAGAATGAGGTGAACCTGGGTTATAACAAAAACTTTGAGTTGGGCATTGCAAAATGCAAGGGAGACTTTATCTCAATCTGTGACCAGGATGACATTTGGGTACCTACTAAATTAGAGGAACTGGTCACCAACCTTGGCAATAGCCTTCTCATCTTCAGTAATTCTGAATTAATAGATGAACAGGGCCAAAAACTACCCGGCGATTTAGAAAAATGCCTGAAGCTTGTGGACAACCCTGGTTATAAAGCATTTCTGGAGAACAACTTTGTCACGGGCCACACCATGTTGTTTAGAGCGGAGCTACGAAAGTCTATTCTTCCGTTCCCAGACAACTTGCATTTTTATGATTGGTGGATTGGGTTTGCCGCTTCTTATTTGGGAAATGCAAAGTACCTGAACAAGGTTCTAACGCAGTACCGTGTACACACTACTTCTGTGGTGCAGCAGACCAAGAAATCATTGAATACCCGGGCCACGGCCAATGCTAGAAAGTACACCCAAACGCAGGCCTTTGCCAAAGCAACTTTTCTTGCGGAACCAGACCGGCAGTTTATTGAAGAATACTTAACGACCAAGAAACAAGCCCCTGCAAATTTCATTAATTATTTAAAGTGCTTTGTCTTCTTGTTGAAAAACCAAAAGGAGTTATTCCCTTGGTATAAAAAGGGAATGTTGAGTAAGATCAACTACCTGAGAAAACAATGCGTTTAA
- a CDS encoding IS1 family transposase, with amino-acid sequence MFEVLIKINCPHCQSSKVVKNGKKKNGAQNLLCHSCRKQFQATYQYKGADPATKQLMVRLLERNNGIRDIEALLGVSRKCILDNLCRQGSRLSIAPARRCYESVQIDEVWSYVGRRRKGKYWLLYAYCPETDEVLAYSCGPRSAATVRKLLKKLEKAHIGEYCTDHWRAFAQVIPTEKHKVGKAYTKNIEGVNTCLRARNRRLVRKTTCFSKKKENHDASLNLMFNYRNNQKSKHHTL; translated from the coding sequence ATGTTCGAAGTCCTCATCAAAATAAACTGTCCCCACTGCCAGAGCAGTAAGGTAGTAAAAAACGGAAAGAAAAAGAACGGTGCCCAGAACCTGCTATGCCACAGCTGCAGAAAGCAGTTCCAGGCCACGTACCAGTACAAAGGCGCCGATCCGGCCACAAAGCAGCTAATGGTGCGGCTTTTGGAGCGCAACAACGGCATCCGCGACATAGAGGCGCTGCTGGGGGTGAGCCGCAAGTGCATACTGGACAACCTGTGCCGGCAAGGCAGCCGACTCAGCATCGCACCGGCGCGGCGCTGCTACGAGTCGGTGCAGATAGACGAGGTCTGGAGCTACGTGGGCAGGCGCAGGAAAGGGAAGTACTGGCTTTTGTATGCCTACTGCCCCGAGACGGATGAGGTTTTGGCTTACAGTTGCGGCCCCAGGAGCGCAGCAACTGTGAGGAAGCTGCTCAAGAAGCTGGAGAAAGCACACATTGGAGAATACTGCACCGACCATTGGAGAGCCTTCGCCCAGGTGATACCTACAGAGAAACACAAGGTGGGCAAGGCTTACACAAAAAATATAGAAGGGGTAAATACCTGCCTCAGGGCCAGGAACAGGAGGCTGGTCAGGAAAACGACCTGCTTCTCCAAGAAAAAGGAGAACCATGATGCGAGCTTAAACCTAATGTTCAACTACCGAAACAACCAAAAATCAAAGCATCATACATTGTAA
- a CDS encoding glycosyltransferase, which produces MPVKVSVCMIAYNHAAFIAQAIEGVMQQQTSFDVELVIGEDCSTDNTRVIIQDYQRQFPEKIKLLLPEKNLGMMANFSQTLQACTGTYVALCEGDDYWTDPHKLQKQVNLLEENPSFSISFHRVKVIHENNPALDYISNPDQQEETTILDLALNNYIHTVSCVFRNHQTVLPASFHASPVGDYLLHLLNAQHGKIHFLPATMAVYRVHAGGVWGEKNRAEQFTKWDIVLQLAMAHFQGKVKKTLIKQRKNNLRELNKLYKKLNQPNPLRWRFYWIYFINFLNKIN; this is translated from the coding sequence ATGCCCGTGAAAGTAAGTGTCTGCATGATTGCCTATAACCACGCTGCGTTTATAGCGCAAGCCATTGAAGGAGTTATGCAGCAGCAAACCAGTTTTGACGTTGAACTGGTCATCGGGGAAGACTGCTCCACAGACAACACCCGTGTCATTATCCAAGACTACCAAAGACAGTTTCCGGAAAAGATCAAGCTCCTCCTGCCAGAGAAAAACCTGGGCATGATGGCCAATTTCTCCCAAACCCTGCAGGCTTGTACAGGAACCTATGTAGCGCTTTGCGAAGGTGATGACTACTGGACAGACCCTCACAAGCTACAAAAGCAAGTCAACCTTCTGGAAGAGAACCCGTCCTTCTCCATTTCTTTTCACCGGGTTAAAGTCATCCATGAAAACAACCCTGCGTTAGATTATATTTCAAACCCAGACCAACAGGAAGAAACCACCATTTTGGATTTGGCTTTGAACAACTATATCCATACGGTGTCCTGTGTGTTCAGAAACCACCAAACTGTCTTGCCGGCAAGTTTTCATGCGTCACCGGTTGGCGATTATCTCTTACATCTACTGAACGCGCAACACGGCAAGATTCATTTTCTGCCAGCCACCATGGCGGTGTACAGGGTGCACGCTGGTGGCGTTTGGGGCGAGAAAAACCGGGCGGAGCAGTTTACCAAATGGGATATCGTCCTGCAACTAGCCATGGCGCATTTCCAGGGCAAAGTCAAGAAGACACTTATTAAGCAGCGGAAGAACAACCTACGGGAATTGAACAAGCTGTACAAGAAATTAAACCAACCCAACCCACTTCGGTGGCGCTTCTATTGGATATATTTCATTAACTTTCTGAATAAAATCAACTAA
- a CDS encoding NeuD/PglB/VioB family sugar acetyltransferase, protein MIVLGAKGHAKDVLSVLSRNQQLDNLCFFDDVSTDLPQKLYDTFPILRSESEARAVLAHCQKVAIGVGGPETRSLLASRFLSLGAELYQVIAASASIGKFDVHLGEGVNIMENVLLTNSINIGMGTLINAGAQLHHDVQVGRFSEISPKALLTGGVTVGNFTSIGASATILPKVQIGDHVVVGAGAVVTKNIPSGCMAVGVPARITKRLN, encoded by the coding sequence ATGATAGTATTAGGAGCGAAGGGGCATGCCAAAGATGTACTGAGTGTGCTCAGCCGCAATCAGCAGCTGGACAATCTGTGTTTTTTTGATGATGTGTCCACAGATTTACCGCAGAAGCTCTACGATACTTTTCCCATTTTACGGTCTGAGTCTGAAGCGCGTGCCGTCTTAGCCCATTGCCAGAAAGTAGCCATTGGCGTAGGTGGGCCAGAGACGCGGTCCCTCCTGGCTTCCAGATTTTTATCACTAGGCGCTGAACTTTACCAGGTCATAGCCGCATCTGCCAGTATTGGTAAATTTGATGTGCATCTGGGGGAAGGCGTGAACATAATGGAAAACGTGCTCCTAACCAACAGCATAAACATTGGCATGGGGACACTCATCAATGCAGGCGCGCAACTGCACCATGATGTACAAGTAGGCAGGTTTTCAGAGATTTCGCCAAAAGCGTTGTTGACCGGTGGTGTAACTGTTGGAAATTTCACTTCTATTGGGGCCAGTGCCACCATTTTACCAAAAGTGCAGATAGGAGACCACGTAGTGGTAGGCGCAGGCGCGGTAGTGACAAAAAATATTCCTTCCGGGTGCATGGCCGTAGGCGTACCCGCCCGAATCACCAAGCGACTCAATTGA
- a CDS encoding DegT/DnrJ/EryC1/StrS aminotransferase family protein, protein MINVTKPFLPPREEFNRYLDGIWNRGWLTNNGPLVNELELKLKEYFDVPHLFFVGNGTIAIQIAIRALRLTGKIITTPFSYVATTSSIVWEGCSPVFVDIHPQTLNLDPALIEAAITPQTSAILATHVFGNPCDVEKIQAIAQRHNLRVIYDGAHAFGTNINGRSVFHHGDISTLSFHATKLFHTTEGGAIITQDAALAKEIAHIRNFGHDGPEKFHGLGTNGKNSEFHAAMGLCNLPHVTAILAKRKELSLRYNAMLKPLQCIRPVLQPLTEYNHAYYPIIFKEEKDLLKAVEALHHVYVYPRRYFYPSLETLNYVEQGQEMKISSAISQRILCLPLYYDLSVEEVVMICRALLRAQNY, encoded by the coding sequence ATGATCAACGTGACCAAACCGTTTCTTCCGCCAAGAGAAGAGTTTAACCGGTACCTTGATGGTATCTGGAACAGAGGATGGCTGACCAATAATGGTCCGCTGGTCAATGAACTGGAACTGAAGCTGAAGGAATACTTTGATGTACCGCATCTCTTCTTTGTAGGAAATGGTACCATTGCCATTCAAATAGCTATCAGGGCTTTGCGGTTAACCGGCAAGATCATCACCACGCCTTTTTCCTATGTAGCCACTACCAGTAGTATTGTCTGGGAAGGCTGCAGTCCCGTGTTCGTAGACATCCATCCGCAGACGCTGAATCTGGATCCTGCACTCATTGAGGCAGCCATCACACCACAGACCTCTGCCATTCTGGCCACCCATGTGTTTGGCAACCCCTGTGACGTAGAGAAGATTCAGGCAATTGCCCAGCGCCATAACCTGCGGGTCATCTATGACGGCGCGCACGCGTTTGGCACCAATATCAACGGGCGCTCTGTGTTTCATCATGGAGACATTAGTACGCTTAGTTTTCACGCCACCAAATTGTTTCATACCACAGAGGGCGGGGCCATTATCACCCAAGATGCCGCCTTGGCCAAAGAGATAGCCCACATCCGCAATTTCGGGCATGACGGCCCTGAGAAATTCCATGGGCTTGGTACCAACGGCAAGAACAGTGAATTCCATGCGGCTATGGGTTTGTGCAACTTGCCGCACGTGACAGCCATCCTGGCCAAACGAAAGGAGCTATCCTTACGGTATAATGCCATGCTGAAGCCCTTGCAGTGCATCAGACCTGTGTTGCAACCCCTTACAGAATATAACCACGCCTATTACCCTATTATTTTTAAAGAGGAAAAAGATCTACTGAAGGCAGTAGAGGCCTTGCACCACGTCTATGTGTACCCACGTAGGTACTTCTATCCCTCACTGGAAACTCTGAATTATGTGGAGCAAGGGCAGGAAATGAAAATATCCAGTGCTATCTCCCAACGGATTCTGTGTCTTCCGCTTTACTATGATTTGTCTGTGGAAGAGGTTGTCATGATTTGCCGCGCTTTGTTACGAGCCCAAAACTATTAA
- a CDS encoding glycosyltransferase family 2 protein, protein MQKISAVLITLNAAQRLDATLQALSWCDEIVVVDSGSSDNTLAICAHYQCRVVHRPFDRYGNQKKFAVDQAQHDWVLSVDSDEIVTDQLRQEIQAILQQNESKHAGYYVSIPLIFLGTRLNSEASKRFLRFFNKRFGNFDDAPVHEKVRLTGSIGKLRGEMLHHSYRDLHEFFVKFNKYTSLAAQSMHEGGRKISFAHVVLKCPVTFFKVYFIKGCFRNGVPGFLWAFLSSFYPVVKYAKLWELNLSKAPAATPQPSITQPMVSRPLQVIEKSS, encoded by the coding sequence ATGCAGAAAATCAGTGCCGTTTTAATTACCCTCAACGCAGCCCAGCGGCTGGATGCTACGCTGCAGGCCTTATCTTGGTGTGATGAGATAGTGGTGGTTGACTCCGGCAGTTCTGATAACACGCTGGCCATCTGCGCCCACTACCAGTGCCGGGTAGTGCACCGCCCCTTTGACCGCTACGGTAACCAGAAGAAATTTGCCGTGGACCAGGCCCAGCATGACTGGGTGCTTTCTGTTGACTCAGATGAAATAGTGACCGACCAGCTTAGGCAGGAGATTCAGGCTATCTTACAGCAAAATGAAAGCAAGCATGCGGGTTATTATGTCAGCATTCCGCTTATCTTTTTAGGCACCCGCCTGAACTCAGAGGCCAGCAAGCGGTTCCTCCGGTTTTTCAACAAGCGGTTCGGTAATTTTGATGATGCCCCCGTGCATGAGAAAGTCAGGCTTACCGGCTCCATTGGCAAACTGCGCGGCGAAATGCTCCACCACAGTTACCGTGACCTGCATGAGTTCTTTGTGAAATTTAACAAGTACACCAGCCTGGCGGCACAGAGCATGCATGAGGGCGGTCGCAAAATCAGCTTCGCGCATGTGGTGCTCAAATGCCCGGTCACCTTCTTTAAAGTGTATTTTATCAAAGGCTGCTTCAGAAACGGCGTGCCCGGTTTTTTGTGGGCTTTTCTTTCTTCTTTTTATCCGGTGGTAAAATATGCCAAACTGTGGGAATTGAACCTAAGCAAGGCACCAGCCGCGACTCCTCAACCCTCCATCACACAACCCATGGTCAGTAGGCCGTTGCAAGTGATTGAGAAGAGTTCCTAA
- a CDS encoding sigma-70 family RNA polymerase sigma factor, whose product MSEQRGKSMSKEEKDARFEAELMPVISPLYNFAFRLTLDEDDANDLVQETYLKAYRFFDYFEPGTNAKAWLFRILKNSFINDFRKKSKQPAKVDYSEVEGYYNSEDVDAEGDSSGGTTDLRMESVQDLIGDEVASALNSLPVDFRTVIILCDLEGFTYEEMAKILDIPIGTVRSRLHRARHFLKEKLEKYAKSMGYNS is encoded by the coding sequence ATGAGCGAACAGAGAGGGAAATCAATGAGCAAAGAGGAAAAAGATGCCCGTTTTGAGGCTGAACTGATGCCTGTCATCTCCCCGCTCTACAACTTCGCGTTTCGTCTCACCCTAGACGAAGATGACGCCAACGACCTGGTACAGGAGACCTATCTCAAGGCATACCGGTTTTTTGATTATTTTGAGCCCGGAACTAATGCCAAGGCGTGGCTGTTCCGCATCCTGAAGAACTCGTTCATTAACGACTTCCGGAAGAAGAGCAAGCAACCGGCCAAAGTTGACTACTCTGAGGTAGAGGGGTATTATAATTCTGAAGATGTAGACGCCGAGGGAGACAGCTCCGGGGGCACTACAGACCTGCGCATGGAAAGCGTGCAGGACCTCATTGGAGATGAAGTAGCCAGCGCCTTGAACTCATTACCGGTAGATTTTAGGACCGTGATCATTCTTTGCGACCTGGAGGGTTTCACGTATGAAGAAATGGCCAAAATTCTGGATATTCCCATTGGAACCGTCCGGAGCCGCCTGCACCGGGCACGCCATTTCTTAAAGGAGAAACTGGAGAAATATGCTAAATCAATGGGGTACAACAGCTAA